A section of the Roseomonas marmotae genome encodes:
- a CDS encoding ABC transporter permease, which yields MWRYAAGRLLAALPVLLIVSLMSFAIVWIVPGDVASEMAGPTATAEELAQLRDRLGLNKPWPEQLLGWYGALAVGDLGQSILLRQGVGAAILERLPVTLSLTFLALAIALVLGTALGVLAAVRAGQGADRLAMGASLIGFSLPDFWLGLVLMYVLAVQLAWLPTGGFVPFSQDPLGWLRFMVLPAGTLALSQMGLFARMTRAAMLEVLRQDYVRTARAKGMPGWVVIGKHAFRNALIPVVTVAGIASGVLLGGAVVIEQVFSLPGVGRLIIGAIQRRDYPVIQGGLLLTATIFVLVNLAVDLLYAWLDPRIRHGRG from the coding sequence ATGTGGAGGTATGCGGCAGGGCGGTTGCTGGCGGCCCTGCCGGTGCTGCTGATCGTCTCGCTGATGTCCTTCGCCATCGTCTGGATCGTGCCGGGCGACGTGGCCTCGGAAATGGCCGGCCCGACCGCGACCGCCGAGGAACTGGCGCAGCTGCGGGACCGGCTGGGCCTGAACAAGCCATGGCCGGAGCAGCTTCTTGGCTGGTACGGCGCGCTGGCGGTGGGGGATCTCGGCCAGAGCATCCTGCTGCGCCAGGGCGTCGGTGCCGCCATCCTGGAACGGCTGCCGGTGACGCTCTCCCTGACCTTCCTGGCCCTGGCCATCGCCCTGGTCCTCGGCACGGCGCTGGGGGTGCTGGCTGCCGTGCGGGCGGGGCAGGGGGCGGACAGGCTGGCCATGGGCGCGTCGCTGATCGGCTTCTCGCTGCCCGATTTCTGGCTGGGGCTGGTGCTGATGTATGTGCTGGCGGTGCAACTGGCCTGGCTGCCCACCGGCGGTTTCGTGCCCTTCAGCCAGGACCCGCTGGGCTGGCTGCGCTTCATGGTGCTGCCGGCTGGCACCCTGGCCCTGTCCCAGATGGGCCTCTTCGCCCGCATGACCCGCGCCGCCATGCTGGAAGTGCTGCGCCAGGACTATGTGCGGACGGCGCGCGCCAAGGGCATGCCGGGCTGGGTGGTCATCGGCAAGCACGCCTTTCGCAATGCACTGATCCCCGTGGTCACGGTGGCCGGCATCGCCTCCGGCGTGCTGCTGGGCGGCGCGGTGGTGATCGAGCAGGTCTTCAGCCTGCCTGGGGTGGGGCGGCTGATCATCGGCGCCATCCAGCGGCGGGACTATCCGGTGATCCAGGGCGGGCTGCTGCTGACCGCGACCATCTTCGTCCTCGTCAACCTGGCGGTGGACCTGCTCTACGCCTGGCTCGACCCAAGGATCCGCCATGGCCGTGGCTAG
- the speD gene encoding adenosylmethionine decarboxylase, which translates to MDSLVSPLGMVSEHPSEAQTFDAAEAKDYFVERDGVRFAGTHLIVDLWGATNLDDPAHIDSVLREAAIETGATILHGHFHHFSPNGGVSGVLVLAESHVSIHTWPERSYAALDIFVCGICNPYLAVPVLKKGFLPERVQLAEHKRGLIG; encoded by the coding sequence ATGGACTCTCTCGTCTCTCCGCTGGGGATGGTCTCGGAGCACCCGAGCGAAGCCCAGACTTTCGATGCCGCTGAGGCGAAGGACTACTTCGTCGAACGCGACGGTGTCCGCTTCGCGGGTACGCACCTGATCGTGGACCTGTGGGGTGCCACCAACCTGGATGACCCCGCGCATATCGATTCCGTGCTGCGTGAAGCCGCGATCGAGACCGGCGCCACCATCCTGCATGGCCACTTCCACCACTTCTCCCCGAATGGTGGCGTGAGCGGCGTGCTGGTGCTGGCCGAGAGCCATGTCTCGATCCACACTTGGCCCGAGCGTTCCTATGCCGCGCTGGACATCTTCGTCTGCGGCATCTGCAACCCGTATCTCGCGGTGCCCGTGCTGAAGAAGGGCTTCCTGCCCGAGCGCGTGCAGCTCGCCGAGCACAAGCGCGGCCTGATCGGCTAA
- the recA gene encoding recombinase RecA, with amino-acid sequence MDKNKALDAALSQIERAFGKGSIMRMGAKHGTDEVEVIPTGSLGLDLALGIGGLPKGRIVEIYGPESSGKTTLALHAIAEAQKRGGTCAFIDAEHALDPGYARKLGVDVDNLLISQPDAGEQALEIADTLVRSGAVDVLVVDSVAALVPRAELEGEMGDSHVGLHARLMSQALRKLTGTVSRSNCLLIFLNQIRLKIGVMFGNPETTTGGNALKFYASVRLEIRRIGQIKDRENVVGNQTRVKVVKNKMAPPFRQVEFDIMYGEGVSKVGELIDLGVKAGVVEKSGAWFSCDNQRIGQGRENAKQFLRDNPTMADSIEQRIRAQAGLVAEAMMTSPDAEDTADAAAAE; translated from the coding sequence ATGGACAAGAACAAGGCGCTGGACGCCGCGCTCAGCCAGATCGAACGGGCCTTCGGCAAGGGCTCCATCATGCGGATGGGTGCCAAGCATGGCACCGACGAAGTGGAGGTGATCCCGACCGGCTCGCTGGGCCTGGATCTGGCGCTGGGCATCGGTGGCCTGCCGAAGGGCCGCATCGTCGAGATCTACGGGCCGGAATCCTCGGGCAAGACGACGCTGGCGCTGCATGCCATCGCCGAGGCGCAGAAGCGCGGCGGCACCTGCGCCTTCATCGACGCCGAGCATGCGCTGGACCCCGGCTATGCCCGCAAGCTGGGCGTGGACGTGGACAACCTGCTGATCAGCCAGCCTGATGCTGGCGAGCAGGCGCTGGAGATCGCGGATACGCTGGTGCGCTCCGGCGCCGTGGACGTGCTGGTGGTCGATTCCGTCGCCGCCCTGGTGCCGCGCGCCGAGCTGGAAGGCGAGATGGGCGACAGCCATGTCGGCCTGCATGCGCGCCTGATGTCGCAGGCGCTGCGCAAGCTGACGGGCACTGTCTCCCGCTCCAACTGCCTTCTGATCTTCCTGAACCAGATCCGCCTGAAGATCGGCGTGATGTTCGGCAATCCGGAGACGACGACGGGCGGCAATGCGCTGAAGTTCTACGCCTCCGTGCGCCTGGAGATCCGCCGCATCGGCCAGATCAAGGACCGTGAGAACGTGGTGGGCAACCAGACCCGCGTGAAGGTGGTGAAGAACAAGATGGCGCCGCCGTTCCGGCAGGTAGAGTTCGACATCATGTATGGCGAGGGCGTCTCCAAGGTCGGTGAGTTGATCGACCTGGGCGTGAAGGCCGGCGTGGTGGAGAAGTCCGGCGCCTGGTTCAGCTGCGACAACCAGCGCATCGGCCAGGGGCGGGAGAACGCCAAGCAGTTCCTGCGCGACAACCCCACCATGGCGGACAGCATCGAGCAGCGCATCCGTGCCCAGGCCGGCCTGGTGGCCGAGGCCATGATGACCAGCCCGGATGCCGAGGATACCGCGGACGCCGCCGCGGCCGAGTAA
- a CDS encoding succinylglutamate desuccinylase/aspartoacylase family protein — protein sequence MAASPVVAELDLGGNGRQVGHLRVPRSRDDSGWGTELVPIVSIANGSGPTVLLTAGNHGDEYEGQVALLDLARGLRVEEVQGRVILLPAMHYPACAVGKRLSPIDGRDFNRCFPGDPFGTFAQVLAHFVDSVLLPLCDFQMDLHSGGTGMDILPCAVGHVLDDPEMMRRTLDMADAFGAPITMVLREVNAGPTLLAAAERRGIVALSSELGGGGRLNPDNLAITRRGALNVLRHAGVLPGQPEAGPYGPSRRMTVPDFSDYVFAPRDGIWEAADPLGTTVEAGALAGRLHLTEEPGRDAIPLPYGSSGLLWCVRFAGRVRAGDPVAIIAHDA from the coding sequence ATGGCGGCAAGTCCGGTCGTGGCGGAGTTGGATCTTGGCGGAAATGGCCGGCAGGTCGGGCACCTTCGGGTTCCCCGCTCCCGCGACGACAGCGGCTGGGGCACCGAGCTTGTGCCGATCGTGTCCATCGCCAATGGCAGCGGCCCGACCGTGCTGCTGACCGCCGGCAATCACGGCGACGAATATGAGGGCCAGGTGGCGCTGCTGGACCTTGCGCGCGGCCTGCGGGTGGAGGAGGTGCAAGGGCGCGTCATCCTGCTGCCCGCAATGCATTATCCCGCCTGCGCCGTCGGCAAGCGCCTGTCGCCCATCGACGGCCGCGACTTCAACCGCTGCTTTCCCGGCGACCCTTTCGGCACTTTCGCCCAGGTTCTCGCGCATTTCGTCGACAGCGTGCTGCTGCCGCTCTGCGACTTCCAGATGGACCTGCATTCCGGCGGGACGGGCATGGACATCCTGCCCTGCGCGGTGGGACATGTGCTGGATGACCCGGAGATGATGCGGCGAACACTGGACATGGCCGACGCCTTCGGCGCCCCCATCACCATGGTGCTGCGCGAGGTGAATGCCGGCCCGACCCTGCTGGCCGCCGCGGAACGGCGCGGCATCGTCGCGCTGTCCTCCGAGCTTGGCGGCGGCGGGCGGCTGAACCCTGACAATCTCGCCATCACCCGGCGCGGCGCACTGAACGTGCTGCGCCATGCCGGCGTGCTGCCCGGCCAGCCCGAGGCGGGGCCATACGGCCCTTCCCGCCGCATGACGGTGCCGGATTTCTCGGATTATGTCTTCGCACCGCGTGACGGCATCTGGGAAGCCGCCGATCCTCTCGGCACCACTGTGGAAGCGGGCGCCCTCGCCGGCCGGCTGCACCTGACGGAGGAGCCGGGACGGGATGCCATCCCGCTCCCCTACGGCAGCTCGGGCCTCCTGTGGTGCGTGCGCTTCGCCGGCCGGGTGCGTGCGGGAGACCCCGTGGCGATCATCGCGCATGACGCATGA
- the speE gene encoding polyamine aminopropyltransferase encodes MPTDSWVNETLYPEWGQRFMVKRELARVQSDFQDIMIFESYTHGRVLMLDGVVQITEGDEFVYQEMLTHVPLLAHGDAKRVLIIGAGDGGVLKRVLQHKNVEKAVMVEIDGEVIRLAKEFMPSIAGDAWNDPRAEVLVADGIDYVRKAADGSFDVVIVDSTDPIGVGEVLFTDEFYANVARLLSEKGVLVNQGGVPAMQADELQDTSLRRAKSFSDNFAYVVAVPTYVGGFMTLGWSAKDVSLRQVDTATIRARAEAAGILGQTQYWTPEIHTGSFNLPPYIAKHLPAKG; translated from the coding sequence ATGCCGACCGATTCCTGGGTGAATGAGACCCTCTACCCCGAATGGGGCCAGCGCTTCATGGTCAAGCGCGAGCTCGCCCGCGTGCAGAGCGACTTCCAGGACATCATGATCTTCGAGAGCTACACGCATGGCCGCGTGCTGATGCTCGACGGCGTCGTGCAGATCACCGAGGGCGACGAGTTCGTCTACCAGGAGATGCTGACGCATGTGCCGCTGCTGGCGCATGGCGATGCCAAGCGCGTGCTGATCATCGGCGCGGGTGACGGTGGCGTGCTGAAGCGCGTGCTGCAGCATAAGAATGTCGAGAAGGCCGTGATGGTCGAGATCGACGGCGAGGTGATCCGCCTGGCCAAGGAGTTCATGCCCTCCATCGCCGGCGACGCCTGGAACGACCCGCGCGCCGAGGTTCTGGTGGCCGACGGCATCGACTACGTCCGCAAGGCTGCTGACGGCAGCTTCGATGTTGTCATCGTCGACAGCACCGATCCGATCGGCGTGGGCGAGGTGCTCTTCACCGACGAGTTCTACGCCAATGTCGCGCGCCTGCTCTCGGAGAAGGGCGTGCTCGTGAACCAGGGCGGCGTGCCGGCCATGCAGGCCGACGAGTTGCAGGACACCTCCCTGCGCCGCGCCAAGTCCTTCAGCGACAATTTCGCCTATGTCGTGGCGGTGCCGACCTATGTTGGCGGCTTCATGACGCTGGGCTGGTCGGCCAAGGATGTATCCCTGCGTCAGGTGGATACCGCCACCATCCGCGCCCGTGCCGAGGCCGCGGGCATCCTGGGCCAGACCCAATACTGGACGCCGGAGATCCACACCGGCTCCTTCAACCTGCCGCCCTATATCGCCAAGCACCTGCCGGCGAAGGGCTGA
- a CDS encoding ABC transporter ATP-binding protein has translation MTTPLLSVRDLSVSFGPLRVLEGLSFDLAQGEVMGVVGESGSGKSMTALAIMGLLPRGGRVAAGRAVLEGQEVTALPERDLQRLRGARMAMIFQEPMTSLNPVLTVGEQVAEVLRQHRGMNRRAAHAEAINLLRLVEIPAAERRVDDYPHQLSGGQRQRAMIAIALACRPRLLIADEPTTALDATVQAGILDLLRGLQREFGMAVLLITHDLGVVADFADRVVVMYAGRIAEAGPSAALFASPRHPYTQALLAAIPRLSGPIADLPSIPGVVPGPMDFPAGCRFAPRCPYAHRECTLAPPPLVPLPGGVKAACILHLEGAL, from the coding sequence ATGACCACGCCGCTGCTCTCCGTGCGGGATCTCTCCGTCAGCTTCGGCCCGCTGCGGGTGCTGGAGGGCCTGTCCTTCGACCTGGCGCAGGGCGAGGTGATGGGCGTCGTCGGGGAAAGCGGCAGCGGTAAATCCATGACGGCGCTGGCCATCATGGGCCTGCTGCCGCGCGGCGGGCGCGTCGCCGCCGGGCGCGCGGTGCTGGAAGGGCAGGAGGTCACCGCGTTGCCGGAGCGCGACCTGCAGCGCCTGCGCGGCGCCCGCATGGCGATGATCTTCCAGGAGCCCATGACCAGCCTGAACCCGGTGCTGACGGTGGGGGAACAGGTGGCGGAGGTGCTGCGCCAGCATCGCGGCATGAACCGCCGCGCCGCCCATGCCGAGGCGATAAACCTGCTGCGGCTGGTCGAGATCCCGGCTGCCGAGCGGCGGGTGGATGACTATCCGCACCAGCTTTCCGGCGGCCAGCGTCAGCGCGCCATGATCGCGATCGCGCTGGCCTGCCGCCCCAGGCTGCTGATCGCGGATGAGCCGACCACGGCGCTGGATGCCACGGTTCAGGCGGGGATCCTCGATCTGCTGCGCGGATTGCAGCGGGAATTTGGGATGGCCGTGCTGCTGATCACCCATGACCTCGGCGTCGTCGCCGATTTCGCCGACCGGGTGGTGGTGATGTATGCCGGGCGGATCGCGGAAGCGGGGCCTTCAGCCGCCCTTTTCGCATCGCCACGGCATCCCTATACCCAGGCGCTTCTGGCTGCCATCCCGCGCCTCAGCGGGCCGATCGCCGACCTGCCTTCCATTCCCGGCGTGGTGCCCGGCCCCATGGACTTCCCGGCCGGATGCCGCTTCGCCCCACGCTGCCCCTATGCCCACCGGGAATGCACCCTGGCGCCGCCGCCCCTGGTGCCCCTGCCGGGTGGCGTCAAGGCCGCCTGCATCCTGCACCTGGAGGGTGCCCTGTGA
- a CDS encoding ABC transporter ATP-binding protein has product MTEAPLIEARGLHKTFPGGVHAVDGVDLQLRAGETLGLVGESGCGKSTMARLLLRLIEPDEGELRFRGEDLRAAGVARLRQLRRDMGIIFQDPFGSLNPRMTVSQLLAEPLVVHGIGNRAARAARVAELLTLVGLLPEHAARYPHEFSGGQRQRIAIARALASGPALLVCDEPTSALDVSIQAQVLNLLGALQRQLGLGVLFVSHNLAAVRHLAPRVAVMYLGRVVEQAPREAIFSHPQHPYTQALLSAVVDPGMPARRRIVLRGDVPSPADPPSGCGFRTRCLRAQPRCAEEKPPLAEQGPWHHAACHFPGPITAVELERAGAMQPGPGAGA; this is encoded by the coding sequence GTGACGGAAGCGCCGCTGATCGAGGCGCGTGGCCTCCACAAGACCTTTCCCGGCGGCGTGCATGCCGTGGACGGCGTGGACCTTCAGCTTCGCGCCGGGGAGACGCTAGGGCTGGTGGGCGAATCCGGCTGCGGCAAATCGACCATGGCCCGCCTGCTGCTGCGGTTGATCGAGCCGGACGAAGGCGAGCTGCGCTTCCGGGGCGAGGATCTGCGCGCCGCCGGCGTGGCGCGCCTGCGCCAGTTGCGACGCGATATGGGGATCATTTTCCAGGACCCCTTTGGCAGCCTCAACCCGCGTATGACGGTATCCCAGCTGCTGGCGGAACCGCTGGTGGTGCATGGCATTGGCAACCGCGCCGCGCGGGCGGCACGCGTGGCGGAGCTGCTGACACTGGTCGGGCTGCTACCGGAGCACGCGGCACGCTACCCGCATGAGTTCAGCGGCGGGCAGAGGCAGCGGATCGCCATCGCGCGTGCCCTGGCCAGCGGGCCGGCGCTGCTGGTCTGCGACGAGCCGACCAGCGCGCTCGATGTTTCCATCCAGGCGCAGGTGCTGAACCTGCTCGGCGCCTTGCAACGCCAGCTGGGCCTGGGCGTGCTGTTCGTCAGCCACAACCTGGCGGCGGTGCGGCATCTCGCTCCTCGGGTGGCGGTGATGTACCTGGGCCGGGTGGTGGAGCAGGCGCCGCGGGAGGCGATCTTCTCCCATCCTCAGCATCCCTATACGCAGGCGCTGCTCTCGGCCGTGGTGGATCCCGGCATGCCGGCTCGGCGGAGGATCGTCCTGCGGGGGGATGTGCCCAGCCCCGCTGACCCGCCCAGCGGCTGCGGCTTCCGCACCCGCTGCCTGCGTGCGCAGCCGCGCTGCGCCGAGGAAAAGCCACCCCTGGCGGAACAGGGGCCATGGCACCATGCCGCCTGTCATTTCCCCGGCCCGATCACGGCCGTCGAACTGGAACGGGCAGGGGCTATGCAGCCAGGGCCCGGCGCGGGGGCGTGA
- a CDS encoding ABC transporter substrate-binding protein: protein MQKMGEGSTMLTRRDFGLAAGGLAVLPGLARPALAQRAGGDIVMAQQAQPPTLDAQVTTAQAARNISLHLYETLYARDEAGNPVPDLAEGVDISPDGLAYRFALREARFHNGKPMTSADVKASLLRYGRVGGSAFIMQPVDAIETPDARTVVVRMKAPSPGFIAGISSPRAPCAIMPEDEAGKEANKNEAIGTGPYRFVEYRPDSHVRLARFGDYVQNRAYQGMDGFAGRKVPNVENITIRFVAEGGARTAGLQAGEMHILEAIAVPAAERLRSDSSLKMHEMMPWSFQTLMFNMAQPPMDNPAFRRALQAALDLEEIMAISTDGLYRMTHGWQHPGTTHFAGDVGKELYNINNKDRAKALLREVNYKGEEIILLGDSSFKNHNDTIVTAAEQLRGIGINARVNITDWPTAFSQRTQRSGWHVWALMLGIEPYEGPYGVVGFFSGHAPVQHVRDEVIEDCQRRLATGLKEEERKQAVADFQKRMYDEAIAIKCGDVGIVQATRAQVRDYKPYRIPRMWGVSLG, encoded by the coding sequence ATGCAGAAGATGGGAGAGGGCTCGACCATGCTGACGCGACGGGATTTTGGCCTCGCTGCGGGTGGATTGGCGGTTCTTCCGGGCCTGGCGCGGCCCGCGCTGGCGCAACGCGCCGGCGGAGACATCGTGATGGCCCAGCAGGCCCAGCCGCCAACGCTGGACGCGCAGGTCACGACGGCACAGGCCGCGCGCAACATCTCTCTCCATCTCTATGAAACCCTCTATGCGCGCGACGAGGCTGGAAACCCCGTGCCGGACCTGGCCGAGGGCGTGGACATCTCCCCCGACGGGCTGGCCTATCGCTTCGCCTTGCGGGAAGCGCGCTTCCACAACGGCAAGCCGATGACCTCGGCCGATGTGAAGGCCAGCCTGCTGCGCTACGGCCGCGTCGGCGGCTCGGCCTTCATCATGCAGCCAGTCGATGCCATCGAGACGCCGGACGCCCGCACGGTGGTGGTGCGCATGAAGGCGCCTTCTCCGGGCTTCATTGCCGGCATTTCCTCCCCCCGCGCGCCCTGCGCCATCATGCCGGAGGATGAGGCGGGCAAGGAAGCCAACAAGAACGAGGCGATTGGCACCGGCCCCTACCGCTTCGTGGAATACCGGCCCGACAGCCATGTGCGGCTGGCGCGTTTCGGCGACTATGTGCAGAACCGTGCCTATCAGGGCATGGACGGCTTTGCCGGCCGCAAGGTCCCAAATGTCGAGAACATCACCATCCGCTTCGTCGCCGAGGGCGGCGCGCGCACCGCCGGGTTGCAGGCGGGCGAGATGCATATCCTGGAAGCCATCGCGGTGCCGGCGGCGGAGCGGCTGCGCTCCGATTCCTCGCTGAAGATGCATGAGATGATGCCCTGGTCCTTCCAGACCCTCATGTTCAACATGGCGCAGCCGCCGATGGACAATCCGGCCTTCCGCCGCGCCCTGCAGGCGGCTCTGGACCTGGAGGAGATCATGGCGATCTCCACCGACGGCCTCTACCGCATGACGCATGGATGGCAGCATCCCGGCACCACCCACTTCGCTGGGGATGTCGGCAAGGAGCTGTACAACATCAACAACAAGGACCGCGCGAAGGCCCTGCTGCGGGAAGTGAACTACAAGGGCGAGGAGATCATCCTCCTCGGTGACAGCAGCTTCAAGAACCACAACGATACCATTGTCACGGCGGCCGAGCAGTTGCGCGGCATCGGCATCAATGCGCGCGTGAACATCACGGACTGGCCGACCGCCTTCAGCCAGCGCACGCAGCGCAGCGGCTGGCATGTCTGGGCACTGATGCTGGGCATCGAGCCCTATGAGGGGCCCTACGGCGTCGTCGGCTTCTTCTCCGGCCATGCGCCGGTGCAGCATGTGCGGGACGAGGTGATCGAGGATTGCCAGCGCCGGCTGGCGACGGGGCTGAAGGAGGAAGAGCGCAAGCAGGCCGTGGCCGATTTCCAGAAGCGCATGTACGACGAGGCCATCGCCATCAAATGCGGCGATGTCGGCATCGTGCAGGCCACGCGGGCGCAGGTGCGCGACTACAAGCCCTATCGCATTCCCCGCATGTGGGGGGTGTCGCTCGGCTAG
- a CDS encoding ABC transporter permease: MAVARRVPGTWSRLLAHPSFRWGLLLFGLVVLCGLMASWVSPYDPLRNNFRARLVAPGEAHWLGTDRFGRDILSRTLHGAQVSLRIGLAVAGVTALVGGAVGALAGFARRLDGPLMRLMDALMAFPAVLLAIALAAALGPSEINAILALSIAYVPRTARVMRAGVMVVREFPFVEGAQAIGASSTRVLLRHVLPNALAPLVVQQTYVFALAVLAEAVLSFLGVGPPPPTPTLGGIISEGRDYIQEAPWISIVPGIGIALTVLGLNLMGDGLRDALDPRLRDAVR; this comes from the coding sequence ATGGCCGTGGCTAGGCGGGTGCCGGGCACATGGTCCCGGCTGCTGGCGCATCCCTCCTTCCGCTGGGGCCTGCTGCTCTTCGGGCTGGTCGTGCTCTGCGGGCTGATGGCCTCCTGGGTCTCGCCCTATGACCCGCTGCGGAACAATTTCCGCGCCCGTCTGGTGGCGCCGGGGGAGGCGCATTGGCTGGGCACCGACCGCTTCGGGCGCGATATCCTCAGCCGCACGCTCCATGGCGCGCAGGTCTCGCTGCGCATCGGGCTGGCGGTGGCCGGCGTCACAGCCCTGGTCGGTGGCGCGGTAGGCGCGCTGGCGGGCTTCGCGCGGCGGCTGGACGGGCCGCTGATGCGCCTGATGGATGCGCTGATGGCCTTCCCGGCGGTGCTGCTGGCCATCGCCCTGGCGGCGGCGCTGGGGCCTTCCGAGATCAACGCCATCCTGGCGCTGAGCATCGCCTATGTGCCGCGCACCGCCCGCGTCATGCGCGCGGGCGTGATGGTGGTGCGGGAATTTCCCTTCGTGGAAGGCGCGCAGGCCATCGGCGCTTCCTCCACCCGCGTGCTGCTGCGGCATGTGCTGCCGAATGCGCTGGCGCCGCTGGTGGTGCAGCAGACCTATGTCTTCGCCCTCGCGGTGCTGGCGGAAGCGGTGCTCTCCTTCCTCGGTGTCGGCCCGCCGCCGCCGACGCCGACGCTGGGCGGCATCATCTCGGAAGGGCGCGACTATATCCAGGAAGCGCCCTGGATCTCGATCGTGCCGGGCATCGGCATCGCGCTGACGGTGCTGGGGCTGAACCTGATGGGGGATGGCCTGCGCGACGCCCTGGACCCCCGGCTGCGGGACGCCGTGCGATGA
- a CDS encoding ATP-binding protein, protein MALAMLDGLPEAAALLDVSGHVVAANPVLRAALGPAQPIRRGWPGERLFAASARADFAGWLARGGGQLRELRLAAPQGMPEPLVAARRIPLPSGDSLLLLHDLVPRQAAAEADRLQTLGALAGGIAHDFNNLLTVVLGASEDALRLTGPAPDPSLAAELAQIRQAAGRGALLVKQLLAYAQQQVLAPRLVPLNEVVEGIAALLRTTGQRQGITLELVLDEPGRLVRIDPSQLDRVVMNLAMNARQAMPDGGRLRLSTGRAVLLSPQAGVPDTVPPGRWTVLEVADTGQGIAPEALPRIFEPFFTTRMDQGGTGLGLATVHGIVRQSGGFLVVESQPGQGSCFRILLPRVEEAEPSAPPAELEAPPPPTSRPAGPVLLVEDEAPLRRLAERALSRAGHEVVVAEDAEQALALAEEGLAPSLLVSDVAMPGMDGVALARALRRRWPGLPVLLVSGYANTVVEAELEQEGFCFLSKPYGPAELVAAVGLQFVPA, encoded by the coding sequence GTGGCCCTGGCGATGCTGGATGGGCTGCCGGAGGCAGCGGCACTGCTGGATGTCTCTGGCCATGTGGTAGCCGCGAATCCAGTCCTGCGGGCGGCACTGGGCCCCGCCCAGCCGATACGCCGGGGATGGCCGGGGGAGCGGCTTTTCGCGGCCTCCGCCCGCGCGGATTTCGCCGGCTGGCTGGCACGGGGGGGCGGCCAGTTGCGGGAACTGCGCCTCGCCGCGCCACAGGGCATGCCGGAACCGCTTGTGGCCGCGCGCCGCATTCCGTTGCCATCAGGCGATTCGCTGCTGCTGCTGCACGACCTCGTGCCCCGACAGGCCGCGGCCGAGGCCGACCGCCTGCAGACCCTGGGTGCCCTGGCCGGCGGCATCGCGCATGACTTCAACAACCTGCTGACGGTGGTGCTGGGCGCCAGCGAGGATGCGCTGCGCCTCACCGGTCCGGCGCCGGACCCGTCCCTGGCCGCCGAGCTGGCGCAGATCCGCCAGGCCGCCGGGCGAGGGGCACTGCTGGTGAAGCAATTGCTGGCCTATGCCCAGCAGCAGGTGCTGGCACCCCGGCTGGTGCCGCTGAACGAGGTGGTGGAGGGAATCGCCGCCCTGCTGCGAACCACCGGCCAGCGCCAGGGCATCACGCTGGAACTGGTATTGGATGAGCCGGGACGGCTGGTGCGGATCGACCCCTCGCAGCTGGACCGGGTCGTGATGAACCTCGCCATGAATGCCCGGCAGGCCATGCCGGATGGCGGGCGGCTGCGGCTTTCCACCGGGCGGGCGGTGTTGCTTTCGCCACAGGCAGGGGTGCCGGACACGGTGCCGCCGGGGCGGTGGACGGTGCTGGAAGTGGCGGATACGGGCCAGGGCATCGCGCCGGAGGCTCTGCCGCGCATTTTCGAGCCCTTCTTCACCACCCGCATGGACCAGGGTGGCACCGGGCTGGGGCTGGCCACCGTGCATGGCATCGTGCGGCAGTCCGGTGGCTTCCTGGTGGTGGAGAGCCAACCCGGCCAGGGTAGCTGCTTCCGTATCCTCCTGCCGCGCGTGGAGGAGGCCGAACCATCCGCGCCGCCTGCTGAGCTGGAAGCGCCGCCCCCGCCGACGTCACGCCCTGCCGGGCCGGTGCTGCTGGTAGAGGATGAGGCGCCGCTGCGCCGCCTGGCCGAACGCGCCCTGAGCCGTGCCGGGCACGAGGTCGTGGTGGCCGAGGATGCCGAGCAGGCGCTGGCCCTGGCGGAGGAAGGCCTGGCGCCGAGCTTGCTGGTTTCGGATGTAGCCATGCCCGGCATGGATGGGGTGGCGCTGGCACGTGCGTTGCGGCGGCGATGGCCGGGGCTGCCCGTGCTGCTGGTCAGTGGCTATGCCAATACGGTTGTTGAGGCCGAGCTGGAGCAGGAAGGTTTCTGCTTCCTCTCCAAGCCCTATGGTCCGGCCGAGCTGGTGGCCGCCGTGGGGCTGCAATTCGTACCAGCCTGA